In Candidatus Kuenenbacteria bacterium, one DNA window encodes the following:
- a CDS encoding death-on-curing protein — translation NKRSGALAFVWFLKKYGLLNADELTPSALTALTLLIAESDPQDKDKMIGVVLMLLKK, via the coding sequence TAATAAGCGTTCTGGCGCTTTGGCTTTTGTGTGGTTTTTGAAAAAATATGGTTTATTAAATGCAGATGAATTGACGCCTTCGGCTTTGACTGCCCTGACACTTTTGATTGCTGAAAGTGACCCGCAAGATAAAGATAAAATGATCGGGGTGGTTTTGATGTTATTGAAAAAATAA